From a region of the Falco cherrug isolate bFalChe1 chromosome 9, bFalChe1.pri, whole genome shotgun sequence genome:
- the PTGS1 gene encoding prostaglandin G/H synthase 1 isoform X2, producing the protein MGGGCGAGVPLAAGLCQAGLRLLLAHAVLLCAAGTAATDGSVNPCCYFPCQHQGVCVRVGLGGYECDCTRTGYFGINCSSPELWTRLYNVLKPSPAFYHFILTHFRWVWDIINSTFIRDTLMRLVLTVRANLIPSPPTFNSDYGYISWEAYANVSYYTRILPPVPDSCPTPMGTKGKQQLPDPQLLAERFLLRQKFEADPRGTNLMFAFFAQHFTHQFFKTSGKMGRGFTKALGHGVDLGHLYGDNLQRQHQLRLFRDGKLKFQVVDGEVYPPTVTDAPVHMVYPSAIPKEKQLAMGQEVFGLLPGLCMYATLWLREHNRVCDILKQEHPTWSDEQLFQTARLILIGETIKIVIEDYVQHLSGYYLSLKFDPELLFGTQFQYRNRIAVEFNQLYHWHGLMPDSFIIQGEEYSYDQFLYNTSMLMDYGVEALVESFSKQAAGRIGGGQTINANVLKVAIGVIKESRQLRLRPFNEYRKRFGMKPYRSFQELTGEEENAAELEELYGDIDALEFYPGLLLEKPQPNGIFGESMVEIGAPFSLKGLLGNPICSPEYWKPSTFGGATGFEIVKTASLKKLVCLNVKKCPYVAFHVPDAAEHDSPRAGGSYTEL; encoded by the exons TGAATCCCTGTTGCTAtttcccctgccagcaccaagGGGTGTGCGTGAGGGTCGGCCTGGGAGGATACGAGTGTGACTGCACGCGGACGGGATACTTCGGCATCAACTGCAGCTCCC CCGAGCTCTGGACGCGCCTCTACAACGTGCTGAAGCCCAGTCCTGCCTTCTACCACTTCATCCTGACCCACTTCAGGTGGGTTTGGGACATTATCAACAGCACCTTCATCAGGGACACGCTCATGAGGCTTGTGCTTACAG TTCGTGCCAATCTcatccccagcccccccacGTTCAACTCTGACTACGGCTACATCAGCTGGGAGGCCTATGCCAACGTCAGCTATTACACCCGCATCCTCCCGCCCGTGCCGGACAGCTGCCCGACGCCCATGGGGACCAAAG ggaagcagcagctccccgaCCCCCAGCTCCTGGCGGAGAGGTTCCTGCTGCGGCAGAAGTTTGAAGCTGATCCCCGAGGCACCAACCTGATGTTTGCTTTCTTCGCCCAGCATTTCACCCACCAGTTCTTCAAGACGTCCGGGAAGATGGGACGCGGCTTCACCAAGGCGCTGGGGCATGGG GTGGACCTGGGGCACTTGTACGGGGACAACCTGCAGCGGCAGCACCAGCTGCGACTCTTCAGAGATGGGAAGCTGAAATTCCAG GTGGTGGATGGAGAGGTGTACCCCCCTACGGTCACCGATGCTCCCGTTCACATGGTCTACCCGTCTGCCATCCccaaggagaagcagctggcGATGGGGCAGGAGGTGTTCGGGCTGTTGCCAGGGCTCTGCATGTATGCCACGCTCTGGCTGCGTGAGCACAACCGTGTCTGCGACATACTGAAGCAGGAGCATCCCACCTGGAGCGATGAGCAGCTCTTCCAGACAGCTCGCCTCATCCTCATCG GGGAGACCATTAAGATCGTCATTGAAGACTATGTCCAGCACCTCAGCGGGTACTACCTGAGCCTCAAGTTTGACCCTGAGCTGCTGTTTGGGACACAGTTCCAGTACCGGAATCGCATCGCAGTGGAGTTCAACCAGCTCTATCACTGGCACGGGTTGATGCCCGACTCCTTCATCATCCAGGGGGAAGAGTACAGCTACGACCAGTTCCTGTACAACACCTCCATGCTCATGGACTATGGCGTGGAGGCGCTGGTGGAGTCCTTTTCCAAGCAGGCTGCAGGAAGG ATCGGTGGGGGACAAACCATCAATGCCAATGTCTTGAAAGTGGCCATTGGGGTCATCAAGGAATCCCGGCAGCTGAGGCTACGGCCGTTCAACGAGTATCGGAAGAGATTTGGCATGAAGCCCTACAGGTCCTTTCAGGAGCTGACAG gagaggaagagaatgcagcagagctggaagagctgTACGGAGACATTGATGCTCTGGAGTTCTATCCAGGCTTACTGCTTGAGAAACCCCAACCCAATGGTATTTTTGGGGAAAGCATGGTGGAGATTGGAGCTCCGTTTTCCCTGAAGGGGCTTCTTGGAAACCCCATCTGCTCCCCAGAGTACTGGAAACCCAGTACATTTGGCGGAGCAACTGGCTTTGAGATAGTTAAGACAGCATCACTCAAGAAGCTTGTGTGCCTCAATGTGAAGAAGTGCCCGTACGTTGCGTTTCATGTGCCGGATGCTGCGGAACATGACAGCCCTCGGGCTGGTGGATCATATACTGAGCTCTAG
- the PTGS1 gene encoding prostaglandin G/H synthase 1 isoform X4, producing the protein MRLVLTVRANLIPSPPTFNSDYGYISWEAYANVSYYTRILPPVPDSCPTPMGTKGKQQLPDPQLLAERFLLRQKFEADPRGTNLMFAFFAQHFTHQFFKTSGKMGRGFTKALGHGVDLGHLYGDNLQRQHQLRLFRDGKLKFQVVDGEVYPPTVTDAPVHMVYPSAIPKEKQLAMGQEVFGLLPGLCMYATLWLREHNRVCDILKQEHPTWSDEQLFQTARLILIGETIKIVIEDYVQHLSGYYLSLKFDPELLFGTQFQYRNRIAVEFNQLYHWHGLMPDSFIIQGEEYSYDQFLYNTSMLMDYGVEALVESFSKQAAGRIGGGQTINANVLKVAIGVIKESRQLRLRPFNEYRKRFGMKPYRSFQELTGGGGDTGTCPPCAQQKQDRRWSHPGHPPQQPSRRGWYQLCEKLKCLRSVAAAAVLSRPNSLASEYIATSQLWGSLGNVHLPRMLWISLCFVTFCPPLPSSTRPPAAPLRGFPPQNRGAESPGSPHHPSSSAAPGKAALAVGTCPDLLLLRLLCCPPQPAQHTGTAETQPRRSQSNVSAAGDQGSIRSHLSDLLCLPPAG; encoded by the exons ATGAGGCTTGTGCTTACAG TTCGTGCCAATCTcatccccagcccccccacGTTCAACTCTGACTACGGCTACATCAGCTGGGAGGCCTATGCCAACGTCAGCTATTACACCCGCATCCTCCCGCCCGTGCCGGACAGCTGCCCGACGCCCATGGGGACCAAAG ggaagcagcagctccccgaCCCCCAGCTCCTGGCGGAGAGGTTCCTGCTGCGGCAGAAGTTTGAAGCTGATCCCCGAGGCACCAACCTGATGTTTGCTTTCTTCGCCCAGCATTTCACCCACCAGTTCTTCAAGACGTCCGGGAAGATGGGACGCGGCTTCACCAAGGCGCTGGGGCATGGG GTGGACCTGGGGCACTTGTACGGGGACAACCTGCAGCGGCAGCACCAGCTGCGACTCTTCAGAGATGGGAAGCTGAAATTCCAG GTGGTGGATGGAGAGGTGTACCCCCCTACGGTCACCGATGCTCCCGTTCACATGGTCTACCCGTCTGCCATCCccaaggagaagcagctggcGATGGGGCAGGAGGTGTTCGGGCTGTTGCCAGGGCTCTGCATGTATGCCACGCTCTGGCTGCGTGAGCACAACCGTGTCTGCGACATACTGAAGCAGGAGCATCCCACCTGGAGCGATGAGCAGCTCTTCCAGACAGCTCGCCTCATCCTCATCG GGGAGACCATTAAGATCGTCATTGAAGACTATGTCCAGCACCTCAGCGGGTACTACCTGAGCCTCAAGTTTGACCCTGAGCTGCTGTTTGGGACACAGTTCCAGTACCGGAATCGCATCGCAGTGGAGTTCAACCAGCTCTATCACTGGCACGGGTTGATGCCCGACTCCTTCATCATCCAGGGGGAAGAGTACAGCTACGACCAGTTCCTGTACAACACCTCCATGCTCATGGACTATGGCGTGGAGGCGCTGGTGGAGTCCTTTTCCAAGCAGGCTGCAGGAAGG ATCGGTGGGGGACAAACCATCAATGCCAATGTCTTGAAAGTGGCCATTGGGGTCATCAAGGAATCCCGGCAGCTGAGGCTACGGCCGTTCAACGAGTATCGGAAGAGATTTGGCATGAAGCCCTACAGGTCCTTTCAGGAGCTGACAG ggggtggtggggacacggggacctgcccaccctgtgcccagcagaagcaggacaGAAGATGGTCCCATCCTGGGcatcctccccagcagccctccagGAGAGGCTGGTACCAGCTCTGTGAAAAGCTCAAGTGCCTCAGGAGCGTGGCTGCCGCTGCTGTCCTCAGCAGACCCAATTCTCTTGCTAGCGAATACATCGCAACAAGCCAGCTTTGGGGTTCCCTAGGGAATGTCCACCTCCCCAGGATGCTCTGGATTTCCCTGTGCTTTGTCACCTTCTGCCCTCCACTGCCTTCCAGCACCaggccaccagcagcccctctgCGGGGCTTCCCCCCTCAGAACAGAGGAGCAGAGAGCCCGGGGAGCCCTCAccatccttcctcctctgctgcacCTGGTAAGGCTGCGCTTGCAGTAGGAACCTGCCCTGATCTGCTTCTCCTGCGGCTGCTCTGCTGTccaccccagcctgcccagcacaCGGGCACAGCTGAGACACAGCCAAGAAGGAGCCAAAGCAACGTCTCTGCGGCAGGAGACCAGGGAAGTATCAGATCACACCTCTCAGACCTGCTGTGTCTTCCACCTGCTGGCTAG
- the PDCL gene encoding phosducin-like protein yields the protein MTTLDDKLLGEKLQYYYSSSEGEDEDSDKEDKEGESTIPESVGEVELTSDSSAVNTGPKGVINDWRRFKQLETEQRQEQRREMERLIKKLSMTCRSHLDEETDKQKQKELQEKINGKMTLQEYNMIHNDEDDEEFLQRYRKQRMEEMRQQLYSGQQFKQVFEITSGEAFLDTVDKEHKSTLIVIHIYEDDIPGTESLNGCMICLAAEYPTVKFCRVKSSLIGASTRFTNNALPALLIYKAGELIGNFVRITDQLGEDFFAVDLEAFLQECGLLPEKDLVLLTSIHNPSACYSEDSDLEID from the exons ATGACTACTTTGGATGATAAACTGCTTGGTGAGAAACTCCAGTATTATTACAGCAGTAGTGAGGGTGAGGATGAAGACAGTGATAAAGAAGATAAAGAAGGGGAGAGCACCATTCCTGAGAGCGTTGGGGAGGTAGAGCTTACCAGCGACAGCAGTGCAGTCAACACAG GTCCCAAAGGAGTTATTAATGACTGGCGAAGATTTAAACAACTGGAAACTGAACAGCGACAGGAGCAGCGCAGAGAAATGGAACGACTCATTAAAAAGTTATCTATGACATGTAGATCTCACTTAGATGAAGAGACTgacaagcagaagcagaaagagcTTCAGGAAAAGATCAATGGAAAG ATGACGTTACAAGAATATAACATGATTCACAATGATGAAGACGATGAGGAATTTCTACAGCGATACAGGAAGCAGCGAATGGAGGAGATGAGGCAGCAGTTGTACAGTGGGCAACAGTTTAAACAGGTTTTTGAGATTACCAGTGGAGAAGCATTTTTGGACACAGTTGATAAAGAGCATAAGAGCACACTGATCGTGATCCATATTTATGAAGATGATATCCCAGGCACCGAATCCCTGAACGGGTGTATGATCTGTCTGGCTGCTGAGTATCCAACAGTTAAATTTTGCAGAGTGAAGAGTTCGCTCATTGGTGCTAGCACTCGCTTTACTAATAATGCGCTGCCAGCTTTGCTGATCTATAAGGCAGGCGAGCTCATTGGCAATTTTGTGCGAATCACTGACCAGCTTGGAGaagatttttttgctgtagACCTGGAGGCTTTTCTGCAGGAATGTGGTTTGCTCCCAGAAAAAGACCTAGTGCTCCTGACTTCCATACATAATCCATCTGCATGTTACAGTGAGGACAGTGATCTGGAAATAGACTGA
- the PTGS1 gene encoding prostaglandin G/H synthase 1 isoform X5: MGGGCGAGVPLAAGLCQAGLRLLLAHAVLLCAAGTAATDGSVNPCCYFPCQHQGVCVRVGLGGYECDCTRTGYFGINCSSPELWTRLYNVLKPSPAFYHFILTHFRWVWDIINSTFIRDTLMRLVLTVRANLIPSPPTFNSDYGYISWEAYANVSYYTRILPPVPDSCPTPMGTKGKQQLPDPQLLAERFLLRQKFEADPRGTNLMFAFFAQHFTHQFFKTSGKMGRGFTKALGHGVDLGHLYGDNLQRQHQLRLFRDGKLKFQVVDGEVYPPTVTDAPVHMVYPSAIPKEKQLAMGQEVFGLLPGLCMYATLWLREHNRVCDILKQEHPTWSDEQLFQTARLILIGETIKIVIEDYVQHLSGYYLSLKFDPELLFGTQFQYRNRIAVEFNQLYHWHGLMPDSFIIQGEEYSYDQFLYNTSMLMDYGVEALVESFSKQAAGRIGGGQTINANVLKVAIGVIKESRQLRLRPFNEYRKRFGMKPYRSFQELTGSAPSLAVPCAVTLLEDRDPRCASLAQLATQHSRERQTAANAIEGCQRCVGSN; encoded by the exons TGAATCCCTGTTGCTAtttcccctgccagcaccaagGGGTGTGCGTGAGGGTCGGCCTGGGAGGATACGAGTGTGACTGCACGCGGACGGGATACTTCGGCATCAACTGCAGCTCCC CCGAGCTCTGGACGCGCCTCTACAACGTGCTGAAGCCCAGTCCTGCCTTCTACCACTTCATCCTGACCCACTTCAGGTGGGTTTGGGACATTATCAACAGCACCTTCATCAGGGACACGCTCATGAGGCTTGTGCTTACAG TTCGTGCCAATCTcatccccagcccccccacGTTCAACTCTGACTACGGCTACATCAGCTGGGAGGCCTATGCCAACGTCAGCTATTACACCCGCATCCTCCCGCCCGTGCCGGACAGCTGCCCGACGCCCATGGGGACCAAAG ggaagcagcagctccccgaCCCCCAGCTCCTGGCGGAGAGGTTCCTGCTGCGGCAGAAGTTTGAAGCTGATCCCCGAGGCACCAACCTGATGTTTGCTTTCTTCGCCCAGCATTTCACCCACCAGTTCTTCAAGACGTCCGGGAAGATGGGACGCGGCTTCACCAAGGCGCTGGGGCATGGG GTGGACCTGGGGCACTTGTACGGGGACAACCTGCAGCGGCAGCACCAGCTGCGACTCTTCAGAGATGGGAAGCTGAAATTCCAG GTGGTGGATGGAGAGGTGTACCCCCCTACGGTCACCGATGCTCCCGTTCACATGGTCTACCCGTCTGCCATCCccaaggagaagcagctggcGATGGGGCAGGAGGTGTTCGGGCTGTTGCCAGGGCTCTGCATGTATGCCACGCTCTGGCTGCGTGAGCACAACCGTGTCTGCGACATACTGAAGCAGGAGCATCCCACCTGGAGCGATGAGCAGCTCTTCCAGACAGCTCGCCTCATCCTCATCG GGGAGACCATTAAGATCGTCATTGAAGACTATGTCCAGCACCTCAGCGGGTACTACCTGAGCCTCAAGTTTGACCCTGAGCTGCTGTTTGGGACACAGTTCCAGTACCGGAATCGCATCGCAGTGGAGTTCAACCAGCTCTATCACTGGCACGGGTTGATGCCCGACTCCTTCATCATCCAGGGGGAAGAGTACAGCTACGACCAGTTCCTGTACAACACCTCCATGCTCATGGACTATGGCGTGGAGGCGCTGGTGGAGTCCTTTTCCAAGCAGGCTGCAGGAAGG ATCGGTGGGGGACAAACCATCAATGCCAATGTCTTGAAAGTGGCCATTGGGGTCATCAAGGAATCCCGGCAGCTGAGGCTACGGCCGTTCAACGAGTATCGGAAGAGATTTGGCATGAAGCCCTACAGGTCCTTTCAGGAGCTGACAG GGTCTGCCCCATCACTGGCTGTACCCTGTGCTGTGACCCTCCTCGAGGACCGTGACCCTCGCTGCGCTTCCCTCGCTCAGCTAGCAACGCAACACTCAAGAGAAAGGCAAACGGCAGCAAACG CTATCGAAGGCTGCCAGCGCTGTGTTGGTAGCAACTGA
- the PTGS1 gene encoding prostaglandin G/H synthase 1 isoform X1: MGGGCGAGVPLAAGLCQAGLRLLLAHAVLLCAAGTAATDGSVNPCCYFPCQHQGVCVRVGLGGYECDCTRTGYFGINCSSPELWTRLYNVLKPSPAFYHFILTHFRWVWDIINSTFIRDTLMRLVLTVRANLIPSPPTFNSDYGYISWEAYANVSYYTRILPPVPDSCPTPMGTKGKQQLPDPQLLAERFLLRQKFEADPRGTNLMFAFFAQHFTHQFFKTSGKMGRGFTKALGHGVDLGHLYGDNLQRQHQLRLFRDGKLKFQVVDGEVYPPTVTDAPVHMVYPSAIPKEKQLAMGQEVFGLLPGLCMYATLWLREHNRVCDILKQEHPTWSDEQLFQTARLILIGETIKIVIEDYVQHLSGYYLSLKFDPELLFGTQFQYRNRIAVEFNQLYHWHGLMPDSFIIQGEEYSYDQFLYNTSMLMDYGVEALVESFSKQAAGRIGGGQTINANVLKVAIGVIKESRQLRLRPFNEYRKRFGMKPYRSFQELTGGGGDTGTCPPCAQQKQDRRWSHPGHPPQQPSRRGWYQLCEKLKCLRSVAAAAVLSRPNSLASEYIATSQLWGSLGNVHLPRMLWISLCFVTFCPPLPSSTRPPAAPLRGFPPQNRGAESPGSPHHPSSSAAPGKAALAVGTCPDLLLLRLLCCPPQPAQHTGTAETQPRRSQSNVSAAGDQGSIRSHLSDLLCLPPAG; this comes from the exons TGAATCCCTGTTGCTAtttcccctgccagcaccaagGGGTGTGCGTGAGGGTCGGCCTGGGAGGATACGAGTGTGACTGCACGCGGACGGGATACTTCGGCATCAACTGCAGCTCCC CCGAGCTCTGGACGCGCCTCTACAACGTGCTGAAGCCCAGTCCTGCCTTCTACCACTTCATCCTGACCCACTTCAGGTGGGTTTGGGACATTATCAACAGCACCTTCATCAGGGACACGCTCATGAGGCTTGTGCTTACAG TTCGTGCCAATCTcatccccagcccccccacGTTCAACTCTGACTACGGCTACATCAGCTGGGAGGCCTATGCCAACGTCAGCTATTACACCCGCATCCTCCCGCCCGTGCCGGACAGCTGCCCGACGCCCATGGGGACCAAAG ggaagcagcagctccccgaCCCCCAGCTCCTGGCGGAGAGGTTCCTGCTGCGGCAGAAGTTTGAAGCTGATCCCCGAGGCACCAACCTGATGTTTGCTTTCTTCGCCCAGCATTTCACCCACCAGTTCTTCAAGACGTCCGGGAAGATGGGACGCGGCTTCACCAAGGCGCTGGGGCATGGG GTGGACCTGGGGCACTTGTACGGGGACAACCTGCAGCGGCAGCACCAGCTGCGACTCTTCAGAGATGGGAAGCTGAAATTCCAG GTGGTGGATGGAGAGGTGTACCCCCCTACGGTCACCGATGCTCCCGTTCACATGGTCTACCCGTCTGCCATCCccaaggagaagcagctggcGATGGGGCAGGAGGTGTTCGGGCTGTTGCCAGGGCTCTGCATGTATGCCACGCTCTGGCTGCGTGAGCACAACCGTGTCTGCGACATACTGAAGCAGGAGCATCCCACCTGGAGCGATGAGCAGCTCTTCCAGACAGCTCGCCTCATCCTCATCG GGGAGACCATTAAGATCGTCATTGAAGACTATGTCCAGCACCTCAGCGGGTACTACCTGAGCCTCAAGTTTGACCCTGAGCTGCTGTTTGGGACACAGTTCCAGTACCGGAATCGCATCGCAGTGGAGTTCAACCAGCTCTATCACTGGCACGGGTTGATGCCCGACTCCTTCATCATCCAGGGGGAAGAGTACAGCTACGACCAGTTCCTGTACAACACCTCCATGCTCATGGACTATGGCGTGGAGGCGCTGGTGGAGTCCTTTTCCAAGCAGGCTGCAGGAAGG ATCGGTGGGGGACAAACCATCAATGCCAATGTCTTGAAAGTGGCCATTGGGGTCATCAAGGAATCCCGGCAGCTGAGGCTACGGCCGTTCAACGAGTATCGGAAGAGATTTGGCATGAAGCCCTACAGGTCCTTTCAGGAGCTGACAG ggggtggtggggacacggggacctgcccaccctgtgcccagcagaagcaggacaGAAGATGGTCCCATCCTGGGcatcctccccagcagccctccagGAGAGGCTGGTACCAGCTCTGTGAAAAGCTCAAGTGCCTCAGGAGCGTGGCTGCCGCTGCTGTCCTCAGCAGACCCAATTCTCTTGCTAGCGAATACATCGCAACAAGCCAGCTTTGGGGTTCCCTAGGGAATGTCCACCTCCCCAGGATGCTCTGGATTTCCCTGTGCTTTGTCACCTTCTGCCCTCCACTGCCTTCCAGCACCaggccaccagcagcccctctgCGGGGCTTCCCCCCTCAGAACAGAGGAGCAGAGAGCCCGGGGAGCCCTCAccatccttcctcctctgctgcacCTGGTAAGGCTGCGCTTGCAGTAGGAACCTGCCCTGATCTGCTTCTCCTGCGGCTGCTCTGCTGTccaccccagcctgcccagcacaCGGGCACAGCTGAGACACAGCCAAGAAGGAGCCAAAGCAACGTCTCTGCGGCAGGAGACCAGGGAAGTATCAGATCACACCTCTCAGACCTGCTGTGTCTTCCACCTGCTGGCTAG
- the PTGS1 gene encoding prostaglandin G/H synthase 1 isoform X3, with product MGGGCGAGVPLAAGLCQAGLRLLLAHAVLLCAAGTAATDGSVNPCCYFPCQHQGVCVRVGLGGYECDCTRTGYFGINCSSPELWTRLYNVLKPSPAFYHFILTHFRWVWDIINSTFIRDTLMRLVLTVRANLIPSPPTFNSDYGYISWEAYANVSYYTRILPPVPDSCPTPMGTKGKQQLPDPQLLAERFLLRQKFEADPRGTNLMFAFFAQHFTHQFFKTSGKMGRGFTKALGHGVDLGHLYGDNLQRQHQLRLFRDGKLKFQVVDGEVYPPTVTDAPVHMVYPSAIPKEKQLAMGQEVFGLLPGLCMYATLWLREHNRVCDILKQEHPTWSDEQLFQTARLILIGETIKIVIEDYVQHLSGYYLSLKFDPELLFGTQFQYRNRIAVEFNQLYHWHGLMPDSFIIQGEEYSYDQFLYNTSMLMDYGVEALVESFSKQAAGRIGGGQTINANVLKVAIGVIKESRQLRLRPFNEYRKRFGMKPYRSFQELTGSAPSLAVPCAVTLLEDRDPRCASLAQLATQHSRERQTAANGPTGTNPRCSIQHAIEASSSTRLGMRSPAHGASPHPAPPSPCVFFASLSATAVCRNCSQPHQLVHHHAQPNPR from the exons TGAATCCCTGTTGCTAtttcccctgccagcaccaagGGGTGTGCGTGAGGGTCGGCCTGGGAGGATACGAGTGTGACTGCACGCGGACGGGATACTTCGGCATCAACTGCAGCTCCC CCGAGCTCTGGACGCGCCTCTACAACGTGCTGAAGCCCAGTCCTGCCTTCTACCACTTCATCCTGACCCACTTCAGGTGGGTTTGGGACATTATCAACAGCACCTTCATCAGGGACACGCTCATGAGGCTTGTGCTTACAG TTCGTGCCAATCTcatccccagcccccccacGTTCAACTCTGACTACGGCTACATCAGCTGGGAGGCCTATGCCAACGTCAGCTATTACACCCGCATCCTCCCGCCCGTGCCGGACAGCTGCCCGACGCCCATGGGGACCAAAG ggaagcagcagctccccgaCCCCCAGCTCCTGGCGGAGAGGTTCCTGCTGCGGCAGAAGTTTGAAGCTGATCCCCGAGGCACCAACCTGATGTTTGCTTTCTTCGCCCAGCATTTCACCCACCAGTTCTTCAAGACGTCCGGGAAGATGGGACGCGGCTTCACCAAGGCGCTGGGGCATGGG GTGGACCTGGGGCACTTGTACGGGGACAACCTGCAGCGGCAGCACCAGCTGCGACTCTTCAGAGATGGGAAGCTGAAATTCCAG GTGGTGGATGGAGAGGTGTACCCCCCTACGGTCACCGATGCTCCCGTTCACATGGTCTACCCGTCTGCCATCCccaaggagaagcagctggcGATGGGGCAGGAGGTGTTCGGGCTGTTGCCAGGGCTCTGCATGTATGCCACGCTCTGGCTGCGTGAGCACAACCGTGTCTGCGACATACTGAAGCAGGAGCATCCCACCTGGAGCGATGAGCAGCTCTTCCAGACAGCTCGCCTCATCCTCATCG GGGAGACCATTAAGATCGTCATTGAAGACTATGTCCAGCACCTCAGCGGGTACTACCTGAGCCTCAAGTTTGACCCTGAGCTGCTGTTTGGGACACAGTTCCAGTACCGGAATCGCATCGCAGTGGAGTTCAACCAGCTCTATCACTGGCACGGGTTGATGCCCGACTCCTTCATCATCCAGGGGGAAGAGTACAGCTACGACCAGTTCCTGTACAACACCTCCATGCTCATGGACTATGGCGTGGAGGCGCTGGTGGAGTCCTTTTCCAAGCAGGCTGCAGGAAGG ATCGGTGGGGGACAAACCATCAATGCCAATGTCTTGAAAGTGGCCATTGGGGTCATCAAGGAATCCCGGCAGCTGAGGCTACGGCCGTTCAACGAGTATCGGAAGAGATTTGGCATGAAGCCCTACAGGTCCTTTCAGGAGCTGACAG GGTCTGCCCCATCACTGGCTGTACCCTGTGCTGTGACCCTCCTCGAGGACCGTGACCCTCGCTGCGCTTCCCTCGCTCAGCTAGCAACGCAACACTCAAGAGAAAGGCAAACGGCAGCAAACG GACCAACAGGTACCAACCCCAGGTGCAGCATCCAACATGCCATTGAAGCCTCCTCCTCCACACGCCTGGGGATGCGCAGCCCTGCACATGGagcttccccccacccagcGCCACCAAGcccttgtgttttctttgctagtCTTTCAGCCACGGCAGTTTGTAGAAATTGCTCACAACCTCACCAGCTTGTCCATCACCATGCACAGCCAAATCCAAGGTAG